In a genomic window of Mycolicibacterium neoaurum VKM Ac-1815D:
- a CDS encoding glycosyltransferase: MRVAVVAGPDPGHAFPAIALCLRLREAGDAPVLFTGEQWLDTARSAGLHAELLAGLDPEGTDDDGDAGAKIHRRAARMAVLNVPGIRATAPDLVVSDVITACGGMAAELLGVPWIELNPHPLYLPSKGLPPLGSGLAPGVGLRGRMRDTVMRALTARSIRAGHRHREQARTAIGLPAREPGPLRRLIATLPALEVPRPDWPAEAVVVGPLHFEPTDAVLEPPPGGGPLVVVAPSTAVTGAAGLAELALTALRPGRELPAGARVAISRLGGPELAMPAWAVAGLGRQDALLAKADVLVCGGGHGIVAKALLHGVPLVTVPGGGDQWEIANRVVRQGSGRLIRPLTPESLSAAVAAVLADHGYRDAAQRAGSGAEAVTDPVRVCHDALAPTR; the protein is encoded by the coding sequence GTGCGCGTAGCTGTGGTGGCCGGACCGGATCCCGGGCATGCCTTCCCGGCGATCGCGCTGTGCCTGCGGTTGCGCGAGGCCGGCGATGCCCCCGTCCTGTTCACGGGCGAACAGTGGCTGGACACTGCCCGGTCGGCAGGGCTGCACGCCGAGCTGTTGGCGGGCCTGGACCCCGAGGGCACCGACGACGACGGTGATGCGGGTGCCAAGATCCATCGTCGGGCGGCGCGGATGGCGGTGCTCAATGTGCCCGGAATACGTGCTACCGCACCCGATCTGGTGGTCTCCGACGTCATCACCGCGTGCGGTGGGATGGCCGCCGAGCTGCTCGGGGTGCCCTGGATCGAGCTGAACCCACATCCGCTGTACTTGCCTTCGAAGGGTCTGCCGCCACTGGGCAGCGGCCTCGCACCCGGGGTGGGTCTGCGCGGGAGAATGCGCGACACGGTGATGCGCGCGCTGACCGCGCGCTCCATCCGGGCAGGCCATCGGCACCGTGAGCAGGCCAGGACGGCGATCGGACTGCCGGCCCGCGAACCAGGACCGTTGCGGCGACTGATCGCCACGTTGCCGGCCCTCGAGGTTCCGCGACCGGACTGGCCTGCCGAGGCAGTCGTTGTCGGCCCCTTGCACTTCGAGCCCACCGACGCTGTGCTGGAGCCCCCGCCGGGCGGCGGCCCGCTGGTGGTCGTGGCGCCCTCGACCGCCGTGACCGGGGCCGCGGGACTTGCCGAACTGGCGCTGACCGCGCTGCGGCCAGGCCGGGAACTACCCGCAGGGGCACGCGTGGCCATCTCGCGCCTCGGCGGTCCCGAGCTGGCCATGCCGGCGTGGGCCGTGGCCGGGCTGGGACGTCAGGACGCGCTGTTGGCCAAGGCCGACGTGCTGGTCTGCGGTGGTGGTCACGGGATCGTCGCCAAGGCCTTGCTGCACGGGGTGCCCCTGGTCACCGTCCCGGGTGGCGGTGACCAATGGGAGATCGCCAATAGGGTGGTGCGCCAGGGATCCGGGCGTCTGATCCGGCCGTTGACCCCCGAGTCGCTATCGGCTGCCGTGGCCGCCGTGCTGGCGGATCATGGGTACCGGGATGCCGCCCAGCGGGCCGGGTCCGGTGCCGAGGCGGTGACCGATCCGGTACGGGTGTGCCATGACGCGCTGGCTCCGACCCGCTAG
- the recX gene encoding recombination regulator RecX has translation MTFCPPPSTSEKPAGPKREEQARDVCLRLLTVRARTRVELETALTKRGFPDDVSARVLDRLVEVGLLDDAAFAQEWVRSRRTNSGKGKRALVAELRTKGVDAELITETLDSVDAGEWRVQAERLVADKLRRERLDDELKVTRRLVAMLARRGYSQGMAYDVVSTQLAQERERRAV, from the coding sequence ATGACGTTCTGCCCGCCCCCGTCGACTTCTGAGAAGCCGGCCGGACCCAAACGGGAGGAGCAGGCGCGGGATGTATGCCTTCGCCTGCTCACCGTCCGGGCCCGCACTCGTGTCGAGCTGGAAACCGCGCTGACCAAACGCGGCTTCCCCGACGATGTCAGCGCTCGGGTGCTCGACCGGCTGGTCGAAGTGGGGTTGCTCGACGACGCGGCGTTTGCCCAGGAGTGGGTCCGTAGCCGTCGGACCAATTCGGGAAAAGGCAAGCGCGCGTTGGTCGCCGAGCTGCGCACCAAAGGCGTCGACGCCGAATTGATCACCGAGACGCTCGACAGCGTCGACGCGGGCGAGTGGCGGGTCCAAGCCGAGCGTCTGGTCGCCGACAAGTTGCGTCGGGAACGCCTCGATGACGAGCTGAAGGTGACCCGCAGATTGGTCGCGATGCTGGCTCGTCGCGGGTACAGCCAGGGCATGGCCTATGACGTCGTGAGCACACAACTCGCTCAGGAGCGCGAACGCCGGGCGGTTTAG
- the recA gene encoding recombinase RecA, which yields MAPQAPDREKALELAMAQIEKNYGKGSVMRLGEEVRQPISVIPTGSISLDVALGIGGLPRGRVVEIYGPESSGKTTVALHAVANAQAAGGIAAFIDAEHALDPEYAKKLGVDTDALLVSQPDTGEQALEIADMLVRSGAIDLIVIDSVAALVPRAEIEGEMGDSHVGLQARLMSQALRKMTGALNNSGTTAIFINQLREKIGVMFGSPETTTGGKALKFYASVRLDVRRIETLKDGTDAVGNRTRVKVVKNKVSPPFKQAEFDILYGHGISREGSLIDMGVEHGFIRKSGSWFTYEGEQLGQGKENARKFLLENGDAANEIEKKIKEKLGIGAVLTDDDVLPAPVDF from the coding sequence ATGGCGCCACAGGCTCCCGATCGCGAAAAAGCACTCGAACTGGCGATGGCCCAGATCGAGAAGAACTACGGCAAGGGTTCGGTGATGCGCCTCGGTGAAGAGGTTCGCCAGCCCATCTCGGTCATTCCCACCGGCTCCATCTCGCTGGACGTGGCGCTGGGTATCGGCGGTCTGCCGCGCGGCCGCGTCGTCGAGATCTACGGGCCGGAATCCTCGGGTAAGACCACCGTTGCGTTGCACGCGGTGGCCAACGCCCAGGCTGCCGGCGGTATCGCGGCGTTCATCGACGCCGAGCACGCGCTCGATCCCGAGTACGCCAAGAAGCTGGGGGTGGATACCGACGCCCTGCTGGTGTCCCAGCCCGATACCGGTGAGCAGGCGCTGGAGATCGCCGACATGCTGGTGCGGTCCGGGGCCATCGACCTGATCGTCATCGACTCGGTCGCCGCCCTGGTGCCGCGCGCCGAGATCGAGGGTGAGATGGGTGACAGCCACGTCGGTCTGCAGGCCCGCCTGATGAGCCAGGCGCTGCGTAAGATGACCGGCGCGCTGAACAACTCGGGCACCACGGCCATCTTCATCAACCAGCTGCGCGAGAAGATCGGCGTGATGTTCGGTTCGCCCGAGACCACCACCGGCGGTAAGGCGTTGAAGTTCTACGCCTCGGTGCGCCTGGATGTGCGCCGTATCGAGACGCTCAAGGACGGAACCGACGCCGTCGGTAACCGCACCCGCGTCAAGGTCGTCAAGAACAAGGTGTCTCCGCCGTTCAAGCAGGCCGAGTTCGACATTCTGTACGGCCACGGCATCAGCCGCGAGGGCTCGCTCATCGATATGGGTGTCGAGCACGGCTTCATCCGCAAGTCCGGTTCGTGGTTCACCTACGAGGGTGAGCAGCTGGGACAGGGCAAGGAGAATGCCCGTAAGTTCTTGTTGGAGAACGGCGATGCGGCCAACGAGATCGAGAAGAAGATCAAGGAGAAGCTCGGTATCGGTGCCGTGCTGACCGATGATGACGTTCTGCCCGCCCCCGTCGACTTCTGA
- the pspM gene encoding phage shock envelope stress response protein PspM: MAAGPRSGRRGAWRAVAERGLQGGIDTAAEFSGLLASKLAAMSDPRAKLLRKRRWALRLGLFFGLSSALWILVTALLALWSTPVWALIVTGVIAAGAAFPATLFFLRYRWLRAEPLPAGPTTRRMPPWGSAARKPMADLASSERGLYSLLGVLRRSRMLPETDLRDIEIAAGQTAVTMAATADEVVAMERTASASPRSRAHLAPTIASFTGQLQRGARQYDEMVTAAAQLVSSLNAGPVSHSPMAQQRYRDELVHATDRLQGWAQAYSDLREIGVRRGA, encoded by the coding sequence ATGGCCGCGGGACCGCGATCGGGGCGCCGAGGGGCGTGGCGCGCTGTGGCCGAGCGGGGTCTGCAGGGCGGGATAGACACCGCCGCCGAGTTCTCCGGTCTGCTGGCGAGCAAGCTCGCCGCCATGTCCGACCCGCGCGCCAAGCTGCTGCGCAAGCGCCGATGGGCGCTTCGCCTGGGTCTGTTCTTCGGCCTCAGCAGCGCCCTGTGGATCCTGGTGACCGCATTGCTGGCATTGTGGAGCACCCCGGTGTGGGCGTTGATCGTCACCGGCGTAATTGCCGCGGGTGCAGCGTTCCCGGCGACCCTGTTCTTCCTGCGCTACCGCTGGTTGCGTGCCGAACCGCTGCCCGCCGGTCCCACTACCAGGCGCATGCCGCCCTGGGGTTCGGCGGCCCGCAAACCGATGGCCGACCTGGCGTCCTCTGAGCGCGGGTTGTACTCGTTGCTCGGTGTGCTCCGGCGCAGCCGGATGCTGCCCGAGACCGACCTGCGCGATATCGAGATCGCCGCGGGACAGACCGCAGTCACGATGGCCGCGACCGCCGACGAGGTGGTCGCCATGGAACGCACCGCCTCGGCCTCGCCGCGCTCGCGCGCGCATCTGGCGCCGACCATCGCGTCCTTCACCGGGCAACTACAGCGCGGCGCCCGACAGTACGACGAAATGGTCACCGCGGCAGCCCAATTGGTGTCCTCTCTGAACGCTGGCCCGGTATCGCACTCGCCGATGGCTCAGCAGCGCTACCGTGACGAACTGGTCCACGCCACCGACCGGCTGCAGGGTTGGGCGCAGGCCTACAGCGATCTCCGCGAGATCGGGGTCCGGCGCGGCGCCTGA
- a CDS encoding DUF5313 domain-containing protein, producing the protein MTRSKPNLFQLIGYCLGRRLPDSMLDWVRNDLAGPGATRRLMLRVLVPAVLVLAPFWLIPTTLYVHLSMTVPILIPFIYFSHALNKIWRRHMLRVHGLNPALVDALARQRDAAKHQSYIDRFGPRPDSAELGTHDI; encoded by the coding sequence ATGACCAGGTCGAAACCGAATCTGTTCCAGCTGATCGGCTACTGTCTGGGCCGTCGGCTCCCCGATTCGATGCTCGACTGGGTCCGCAACGACCTGGCCGGTCCGGGCGCCACGCGCCGGTTGATGCTACGGGTCTTGGTCCCGGCGGTGTTGGTGCTCGCGCCGTTCTGGCTCATCCCCACCACGCTGTACGTGCACCTGTCGATGACGGTGCCCATCCTGATCCCGTTCATCTACTTCTCCCACGCACTGAACAAGATCTGGCGTCGCCACATGTTGCGCGTGCACGGCCTGAACCCGGCTCTGGTAGATGCGCTGGCGCGGCAACGCGACGCCGCCAAACACCAGTCCTACATCGACCGGTTCGGCCCGCGCCCGGATTCCGCCGAGCTGGGCACGCACGACATCTGA
- a CDS encoding MarR family winged helix-turn-helix transcriptional regulator yields MQARPAHTEQLADLADLLMAVSRAIRARTMADPSVLDLSTTEVTVLRYIDHHPGIGPSAVATGTALQRSNLSRALRDLERKGLVERTPDPADNRQFLLRTTELAAEDLARIRAVWASVIGGALDDHRDLPAALRLLAALERGLQ; encoded by the coding sequence ATGCAAGCTCGACCCGCTCACACCGAGCAGCTCGCCGACCTGGCCGACCTCCTGATGGCGGTGTCCCGGGCGATCCGGGCCCGCACCATGGCCGATCCGTCCGTACTCGACCTCTCCACGACCGAGGTGACGGTGCTGCGCTATATCGACCACCACCCCGGTATCGGCCCCAGCGCGGTCGCGACCGGAACCGCCCTGCAGCGCAGCAACCTGAGCCGGGCGCTGCGCGACCTGGAACGCAAGGGTCTCGTCGAACGAACGCCGGACCCGGCTGACAATCGTCAATTCCTGCTTCGCACAACAGAACTGGCCGCCGAAGATCTCGCCCGCATCCGCGCCGTCTGGGCATCCGTCATAGGTGGCGCACTCGACGACCACCGCGATCTCCCCGCGGCGCTGCGCCTGCTCGCCGCGTTGGAACGCGGGCTACAGTAG
- a CDS encoding limonene-1,2-epoxide hydrolase family protein yields MTDQASPTSTDAADIATVEKFLFSLRGPDLDTAAALIDDDIVYQNVGFPTVRGSRRVLAVFRGLDRPAFGFDVAIHRTASDGGVVLNERTDVLIIGPVRLQFWVCGVFEVRDGRITLWRDYFDMFDMTKALVRGLAGAVIPALRPRLR; encoded by the coding sequence ATGACCGACCAGGCATCCCCGACCAGCACCGACGCCGCCGATATCGCGACGGTGGAGAAGTTCCTGTTCTCCCTGCGCGGACCCGACCTCGACACGGCGGCCGCGCTGATCGACGACGATATCGTCTACCAGAACGTCGGGTTTCCGACCGTACGCGGAAGTCGACGCGTCCTTGCCGTGTTCCGGGGTCTGGACCGGCCCGCCTTCGGGTTCGACGTGGCCATCCACCGGACCGCTTCCGATGGTGGTGTCGTGCTCAACGAGCGCACCGATGTCCTGATCATCGGCCCGGTGCGGCTGCAGTTCTGGGTGTGCGGCGTGTTCGAGGTGCGCGACGGTCGGATCACGCTCTGGCGCGATTACTTCGACATGTTCGACATGACCAAGGCGCTGGTGCGCGGATTGGCCGGAGCGGTGATCCCCGCGCTGCGGCCTCGGCTGCGATGA
- a CDS encoding DUF3046 domain-containing protein, producing MRLTEFNDRVTGRFGAAYGASVLVDHVLSALGGRTAAEAIEAGVEPRDVWRALCADFDVPRDQW from the coding sequence GTGCGTCTCACCGAGTTCAACGATCGTGTCACCGGCCGGTTCGGTGCCGCCTACGGCGCGTCGGTGCTCGTGGATCATGTACTCAGCGCGTTGGGGGGTCGGACCGCCGCCGAGGCCATCGAGGCAGGGGTCGAGCCGCGGGATGTGTGGCGGGCGCTGTGCGCGGATTTCGACGTGCCGCGCGATCAGTGGTGA
- a CDS encoding RBBP9/YdeN family alpha/beta hydrolase, giving the protein MTSTTARRAVIIHGYSATPHDHWFGWLAEELGTRGITTSVPAMPSPQAPEPGPWLRTVRDTVGIPDAETIVVGHSLGCLTVLRYLAALRRPWRLGALVLVSGFVDPCPALPNLDDYINGGCPVNGLAERIDRLALFRSDADDYVPIEHTDRLAASLGTTAVVVPGAGHFLGSDGVTRLPQVLDVLI; this is encoded by the coding sequence ATGACATCGACAACCGCACGGCGTGCCGTAATCATCCACGGATACTCGGCCACGCCGCACGACCATTGGTTCGGTTGGCTGGCCGAGGAGCTCGGCACCCGCGGCATCACCACCTCGGTGCCTGCCATGCCCAGTCCGCAGGCACCCGAGCCCGGACCATGGTTGCGCACCGTGCGCGACACCGTCGGCATCCCCGACGCGGAGACGATCGTGGTGGGACACAGTCTCGGATGCCTCACCGTGCTGAGATACTTGGCCGCACTTCGCAGGCCATGGCGACTCGGCGCCCTGGTCCTGGTGTCCGGGTTTGTCGATCCGTGCCCGGCCCTGCCCAATCTCGACGACTACATCAACGGCGGATGCCCGGTGAACGGGCTGGCAGAACGTATCGACCGGCTGGCGCTGTTCCGTTCCGACGCAGACGATTACGTTCCGATCGAACACACCGACCGTCTCGCCGCGTCGCTGGGCACCACCGCCGTCGTGGTCCCGGGAGCCGGGCATTTCCTCGGTTCCGACGGCGTGACCAGGCTGCCCCAGGTACTCGACGTGCTGATCTAA
- a CDS encoding alpha/beta hydrolase, producing MTQRADLRVPFAGEELAVYLYRPDTDNTPGIDTPCVVMAHGFAGTRDDGLPPYAEAFCAAGYAVALFDYRGFGASTGRPRQLIDIAAQHADYRAVVEWARGLDGIDANRIVLWGSSFSGGHVLAIAADEPSIAAVVSQAPFTDALPTLAKVAPLTSARITIAAVRDQIRAWRGGPPLLIPAVGAPGTVAAMTAPDAQPGLASIVGPESLWRNEFAARLMLRFPFYRPVRAARRLRMPVLVCVCDSDTTAPPGSTVTTAERAPRGELRRYPYGHFDIYLDPQVRIDQVEFLDRVLARR from the coding sequence ATGACTCAGCGCGCGGACCTGCGGGTTCCCTTCGCCGGTGAAGAACTCGCCGTCTACCTGTATCGACCCGACACCGACAACACGCCAGGCATCGACACGCCCTGCGTCGTCATGGCCCACGGGTTCGCCGGCACCCGTGACGACGGCCTGCCGCCCTACGCCGAGGCATTCTGTGCGGCCGGCTACGCCGTCGCCCTGTTCGACTACCGCGGTTTCGGCGCGTCGACCGGTCGGCCCCGTCAACTGATCGACATCGCCGCCCAGCACGCGGACTACCGGGCCGTCGTGGAGTGGGCCCGCGGACTCGACGGCATCGACGCGAACCGCATCGTGCTGTGGGGATCCTCATTCAGCGGCGGCCACGTGCTCGCCATCGCCGCCGACGAGCCGTCCATCGCGGCCGTGGTCTCCCAGGCGCCGTTCACCGACGCGCTGCCCACCCTGGCCAAAGTCGCGCCACTGACATCGGCGCGCATCACGATCGCCGCGGTCCGCGATCAGATCCGGGCCTGGCGGGGCGGGCCGCCGCTGCTGATACCCGCCGTCGGGGCACCCGGCACGGTCGCGGCGATGACCGCGCCGGACGCACAGCCGGGCCTCGCCTCGATCGTGGGACCGGAGTCGCTGTGGCGCAACGAATTCGCGGCGCGCCTCATGTTGCGCTTCCCCTTCTACCGACCGGTGCGCGCGGCCCGGCGGCTACGGATGCCCGTGCTGGTGTGCGTCTGTGACAGCGATACCACCGCGCCACCGGGATCGACCGTCACCACGGCCGAACGCGCTCCCCGCGGTGAGCTGCGCCGCTATCCGTACGGCCACTTCGACATCTATCTGGATCCACAGGTCCGTATCGATCAGGTGGAGTTCCTGGATCGGGTGCTCGCCCGCCGGTAG
- a CDS encoding 3-oxoacyl-ACP reductase family protein, producing the protein MAGRRALVTGASRGIGAQIVRRLVADGASVAFTYNSSPTPAQQLVDELTTAGAKVVAIAADSADAQAVTASVESAAAELGGLDILVNNAGVASGALIEDFDLEEFDRIVDINVRGVFVATKAAVPHLGMGGRIINIGSVNAERVPVPAFSVYALSKAAVAGFTRGLARELGPRGITVNNIQPGPIATDMNPAEGPLAEQMTPLLAVGHYGNTGDIASAVAFLASPDSGYITGINLNVDGGFLI; encoded by the coding sequence CTGGCAGGCCGCCGCGCATTGGTGACCGGCGCCTCGCGCGGTATCGGCGCCCAGATCGTGCGCCGCCTGGTCGCCGACGGTGCGTCGGTCGCCTTTACCTACAACTCCTCGCCCACCCCGGCACAACAACTGGTCGACGAACTGACCACCGCGGGCGCCAAGGTGGTGGCCATTGCGGCCGACTCCGCCGACGCGCAGGCAGTCACCGCCTCCGTCGAGTCCGCCGCGGCCGAACTCGGCGGCCTGGACATCCTGGTGAACAATGCCGGTGTCGCCTCCGGCGCACTCATCGAGGACTTCGACCTCGAGGAATTCGACCGCATCGTGGACATCAACGTGCGCGGCGTATTCGTGGCCACCAAGGCCGCGGTGCCACACCTGGGCATGGGCGGGCGCATCATCAATATCGGCAGCGTGAACGCCGAGCGCGTTCCGGTGCCGGCCTTTTCGGTGTATGCGCTGTCCAAGGCGGCGGTCGCCGGATTCACCCGCGGCCTGGCCCGCGAACTCGGGCCGCGCGGTATCACAGTCAACAACATCCAGCCGGGGCCCATCGCCACCGACATGAACCCCGCCGAGGGCCCACTCGCCGAGCAGATGACCCCGTTACTGGCCGTCGGGCACTACGGCAACACCGGTGATATCGCCAGCGCCGTGGCCTTTCTTGCCTCCCCCGACTCGGGCTATATCACCGGTATCAACTTGAATGTCGACGGCGGGTTCTTGATCTGA